From the genome of Terriglobales bacterium, one region includes:
- the rpsO gene encoding 30S ribosomal protein S15: MLAREQKKTIIDSYRTHATDTGSPEVQIAILSERIGQLTDHFKTHKKDHASRRGLLMLVSKRRRLLDYLKKYDSERYKQVIGKLGIRK, translated from the coding sequence GTGTTAGCCAGAGAGCAAAAGAAGACAATTATTGACAGCTATCGCACGCACGCGACTGATACCGGAAGCCCGGAAGTGCAGATCGCGATCTTGAGCGAGCGTATTGGACAGTTGACCGACCACTTCAAGACGCATAAGAAGGACCACGCCTCCCGGCGCGGCCTGTTGATGCTGGTGAGCAAGCGGCGTCGCCTGCTCGACTACCTGAAGAAATATGATTCTGAGCGTTACAAGCAAGTCATTGGAAAGCTGGGAATCCGCAAGTAG
- a CDS encoding rRNA adenine N-6-methyltransferase family protein yields the protein MAGSTAGLRTRNLHKLKSRQRGHKTPIEQAGLFLKNFLRHPLMLGSVIPSSRYLIARVLDRIDWNQTNIVVEYGPGVGTFTRPILDRMAPQAKLLTIELNEEFAELLRADISDHRLHIAHGSAVEVQKWMHFNRLTQADLILSGIPYTVLPADVRQRILTATRDALTPSGSFVVYQYTRAVLPDLQRVFSRVEEEFEPLNILPARVFRCWK from the coding sequence ATGGCTGGTTCTACCGCGGGACTTCGGACCCGGAATCTTCATAAGTTGAAGTCTCGCCAACGGGGCCACAAAACACCCATCGAGCAAGCCGGCCTGTTTCTGAAGAACTTCTTGCGGCATCCGCTCATGTTGGGGTCAGTCATTCCCAGTTCGCGCTATCTGATCGCTCGGGTGCTGGACCGCATCGATTGGAACCAGACCAACATAGTTGTCGAATACGGCCCCGGCGTCGGAACCTTCACGCGCCCCATCCTCGATCGGATGGCGCCTCAAGCCAAACTGCTGACCATTGAGTTGAACGAGGAGTTTGCTGAGCTTCTGCGCGCAGATATCTCAGACCATCGTTTGCACATCGCGCACGGTTCAGCCGTTGAAGTTCAGAAATGGATGCACTTTAACCGGCTCACGCAAGCCGATCTGATCCTCTCCGGCATTCCGTATACCGTTCTTCCTGCGGACGTGCGACAACGAATATTGACCGCTACACGCGACGCACTCACACCCAGCGGCAGCTTTGTCGTGTATCAGTACACGCGCGCCGTGCTTCCCGACCTGCAGCGCGTCTTCTCCCGCGTAGAAGAGGAATTTGAGCCCCTGAACATCCTGCCTGCCAGAGTCTTCCGCTGTTGGAAATAG